Proteins from a genomic interval of Debaryomyces hansenii CBS767 chromosome E complete sequence:
- a CDS encoding DEHA2E09482p (similar to uniprot|P36152 Saccharomyces cerevisiae YKR071C DRE2 Protein of unknown function), with protein sequence MTRILLLLHPTAVTDEQLVTKVKSEISSTNSDADVVQHIIDRVANKIVKLENNTFDEVIYINPNEGEFNRQLPVSTITIIYDSLVEDGVLKGDLPTNQNLDAIMSGFIVGEQGNWIKPKAVGESVSIPLKKKEVAVGGASKQCLPSFKKLSSTHAAVGLTDTSASNTDEENDDVNSKRKLQETKLAYFSESDDEDEEDQIIDENNLISEVRTANLVVPKKCELPNGKKRRKACKDCTCGLKEIEAQETSDKSTLQNSILNQMVQSANLEAMKIEEKMKNAVKFDDNDLAEIDFTVEGKKGGCSSCSLGDAFRCDGCPYLGLPPFKPGEVVSIDNFGEDI encoded by the coding sequence atgacTAGGATCttgttattattacatCCAACGGCTGTTACTGATGAACAATTAGTGACTAAGGTCAAAAGCGAAATAAGCAGTACGAATAGTGATGCTGATGTTGTGCAACATATAATAGATAGAGTTGCGAATAAGATAGTTAAATTGGAAAACAATACATTTGATGAAGTGATATATATCAATCCAAACGAAGGAGAGTTCAATAGACAGTTACCAGTGCTGACAATAACGATTATATATGATAGTTTGGTTGAGGATGGAGTACTTAAAGGAGATTTACCTACCAATCAAAATTTGGATGCAATCATGTCGGGATTTATAGTGGGCGAACAAGGCAATTGGATTAAGCCTAAGGCCGTGGGGGAAAGCGTATCGATTccattaaagaagaaggagGTGGCTGTCGGTGGTGCAAGCAAGCAATGCTTACCATCATTCAAGAAGCTTTCCTCTACACATGCGGCGGTAGGATTAACAGACACGTCTGCATCTAATACCGACGAAGAGAATGACGATGTGAATTCGAAGCGTAAGCTACAAGAAACAAAACTTGCATACTTTTCTGAATCTGACGACGAAGATGAGGAAGATCAAATAATAGATGAGAACAATCTTATTTCTGAAGTACGTACTGCCAACTTGGTTGTGCCTAAGAAGTGTGAATTGCCAAATGgtaagaagagaagaaaggCCTGTAAAGATTGTACTTGTGGGttgaaggaaattgaagCCCAGGAAACGTCAGACAAACTGACTTTGCAAAACTCGATACTCAACCAGATGGTGCAGCTGGCCAATTTGGAAGCAATGAAGATCGAGgagaagatgaaaaatgcCGTGAAATTTGACGATAACGACTTGGCTGAAATCGACTTCACAGTCGAAGGTAAAAAAGGTGGTTGTAGCTCTTGCTCCTTGGGAGACGCATTCAGATGCGATGGTTGCCCATACTTAGGATTACCTCCTTTCAAGCCGGGTGAAGTCGTTTCAATCGACAATTTTGGAGAAGATATCTAA
- a CDS encoding DEHA2E09504p (similar to ca|CA2553|IPF9096 Candida albicans IPF9096 probable mannosidase (by homology)) — protein sequence MTMTSQTTYNTLSNWSYKRANKDSTKWQPCSKKTNGNQIHTDLLNNGEIPDPFIDRNEKDLQWIGEEDWEYKTTFKVDSNKKHELVFEGLDTFATIYVNDKQVLTTDNMFRTYTLDVTNCSQESNELRIVFKSALKVSRALEEKHGKFTCFNGETSRVHARKAQYHYGWDWGPLLLTCGPWKPIKLVTYSTAKINDFYVKQSVDENLQAELSFEVEVESISDDCQLSIEIFSSAGKLIRTIKESANKSYTFDPIKLEDPELWYPKGYGKQPLYKFVAKLHQTDQIIDSVVSEVGVRRARLVQEPVKGQDGSSFYFEVNNIPIFCNGSNWIPSHSFSCSLIDDDYVDLIRLVDEGNQNMIRVWGGGFYENDILYKQCDKLGILIWQDFMFGCAIYPGYKEFIDNVTHEVIDQLKRLRNYCSIVFYVGNNEDYQVAEDLYKKNTFTDEEFPAKKLYERILPDMVSKLTSGVGYQFGSPISPGQGVPTTDVTVGDIHQWNVWHGTQEKYQDWGKLVGRFVSEFGMLAFPDIKTLKDCITDEKQLYPQSETMDHHNKSIGFERRLALYVMENFSVSSMALADWIYITQLMQSDCLAYAYRNWKREWGSKNERKCGGALVWQINDCWPVTSWAIIDFYHRPKLAYYAIKRECQPLMLGIYRTETRLRQPGEPDLEKQAPLHDYSPREYTIDVWGVNSTLQDFSGTLEVELYHCETGELVSNLEKSKITLAPNQTTELVTKSKIDSNKLVVHAKLVDSASKLVSNTSDWPQPLKYIIWPKDTKLDVSIPENGTIKLSTNKPVKGIALNIEGDYYLHDNSIDLLPNNDHYIKVDNLQSDDVAKISVNYLK from the coding sequence ATGACAATGACTTCTCAAACTACGTATAATACTTTACTGAACTGGAGTTATAAACGAGCCAACAAAGATTCCACCAAATGGCAGCCATGTCTGAAGAAAACAAACggaaatcaaattcacACTGATTTGTTAAATAATGGTGAAATCCCAGACCCATTCATTGATAGGAACGAAAAGGACTTACAATGGATTGGGGAAGAAGATTGGGAATATAAGACTACCTTCAAGGttgattctaataaaaaaCACGAATTAGTGTTCGAAGGGCTCGATACTTTTGCTACTATCTACGTTAACGATAAGCAAGTGTTGACTACTGATAACATGTTCAGAACTTATACATTGGATGTGACAAATTGCTCTCAAGAACTGAACGAATTAAGAATTGTTTTTAAGAGTGCGTTGAAAGTATCTAGGGCATTAGAGGAGAAGCATGGAAAGTTTACTTGCTTCAATGGAGAGACTTCAAGAGTACATGCTAGAAAAGCTCAATATCATTACGGATGGGATTGGGGACCCTTGCTTCTTACATGCGGTCCTTGGAAACCAATAAAACTCGTTACTTACTCAACTGCTAAAATAAACGACTTCTACGTAAAACAAAGTGTTGACGAAAATCTACAAGCAGAGTTGAGTTTTGAAGTCGAAGTTGAATCGATATCAGATGATTGTCAATTACTGATTGAGATTTTTTCATCAGCCGGTAAACTTATTAGAACCATCAAAGAATCTGCAAATAAGTCTTACACCTTCGATCCGattaaattagaagatCCAGAATTATGGTATCCAAAAGGTTATGGAAAGCAGCCTTTATACAAGTTTGTTGCAAAATTGCACCAAACAGATCAAATAATTGACTCTGTCGTGTCTGAAGTTGGTGTGAGAAGAGCCAGATTAGTACAAGAACCCGTTAAGGGTCAAGATGGTTCGtcattttattttgaagtCAACAATATCCCAATCTTTTGTAATGGGTCAAATTGGATCCCATCACAttccttttcttgttcattGATTGATGATGACTACGTTGATCTAATAAGATTGGTAGATGAAGGTAACCAGAACATGATTCGAGTTTGGGGTGGTGGTTTTTACGAAAATGACATCCTTTATAAGCAGTGTGACAAGTTAGGAATTTTAATTTGGCAAGATTTTATGTTTGGATGCGCTATCTACCCTGGATACAAAGAgtttattgataatgtaaCACACGAGGTTAtagatcaattgaaaaggTTGAGAAACTATTGTTCCATTGTTTTCTATGTGGGAAATAACGAGGACTATCAAGTTGCGGAAGATTTATACAAGAAGAATACATTCACTGATGAAGAGTTCCCAGCCaagaaattatatgaaCGCATTTTGCCCGACATGGTTTCAAAACTAACCAGTGGAGTTGGTTATCAATTTGGATCCCCAATTAGTCCTGGTCAAGGGGTTCCAACAACAGATGTTACCGTAGGCGATATTCACCAATGGAATGTATGGCATGGAACCCAAGAGAAATACCAAGACTGGGGTAAATTGGTTGGGCGGTTTGTTTCTGAATTTGGTATGTTGGCATTCCCTGATATAAAAACATTAAAGGATTGTATAACCGACGAGAAGCAATTATATCCCCAGCTGGAGACCATGGACCATCataataaatctattgGTTTCGAAAGAAGATTGGCCTTGTATGTAATGGAAAATTTCCTGGTTTCATCTATGGCTTTGGCAGACTGGATTTACATCACACAGTTAATGCAGCTGGACTGTCTTGCGTATGCTTATAGGAATTGGAAGCGTGAATGGGGCTccaaaaatgaaagaaaatgcGGTGGGGCATTAGTCTGGCAGATCAATGACTGTTGGCCCGTCACCAGTTGGGCCATTATTGACTTCTACCATAGACCAAAGTTGGCATATTATGCTATTAAGAGAGAATGCCAACCATTAATGTTGGGGATTTACAGAACTGAAACCAGGTTGAGACAACCAGGCGAGCCAGACCTCGAAAAACAAGCGCCACTCCATGACTATTCTCCTCGCGAGTATACCATTGATGTCTGGGGTGTAAATTCAACGTTACAGGACTTCTCGGGGACCTTGGAGGTGGAACTATATCACTGCGAGACCGGCGAATTGGTGTCGAACTTGGAAAAATCCAAAATTACGTTAGCACCCAACCAAACTACCGAACTAGTTACCAAATCCAAGATCGATTCCAATAAGCTTGTAGTGCACGCCAAACTAGTCGACTCTGCCAGCAAGTTGGTTTCTAACACTAGCGATTGGCCCCAGCCCCTCAAGTACATCATATGGCCAAAAGATACCAAGCTTGATGTATCTATTCCAGAAAACGGCACCATAAAATTGTCCACCAATAAGCCTGTCAAGGGTATCGCACTAAATATCGAAGGTGATTACTATTTACATGATAATTCCATCGATTTATTGCCCAATAACGATCACTATATTAAAGTTGACAATCTACAACTGGATGACGTAGCTAAAATTTCGGTAAACTACTtaaaatag
- a CDS encoding DEHA2E09526p (weakly similar to ca|CA0769|IPF10967 Candida albicans IPF10967 unknown function), with protein sequence MSGEKPTTPISSPKLPKTMKLETPTTPPSRHKQKRISASFLKTPEQPSDMLAFSPSYKRNSSGNYKSPDYKFNAHVAPSPYSSLKTPRHTGYDSDDSNERIKFQKTPQYLSPGKKLFNDDSNNKEGLSEISLQLKSKLSSAADKLHQQQRQQDKVPAKIDFNELSFSSATSPTKKQKSNQEKQWNPTSSGQTANLNLQTLQQSPVPASSPSFLSTPSFQQSRGLKQSPTLPNDHQSHTIHIPSIDDEESSAHNALMAALTRQRRKSRTSFSSSQRRPSSTPTLYDSQPSNLAQPLSASGSLQHIATHGQSSHHSQQPPLKLPPINANNPKDSDKPVNEQDAVLSLMSLSSPQSVKFSHSRTQSLNNNSPGSSRSSSVAINSPGHQSTNTKLPPISGLINPATSRDAKKNYDNDETDVEDDATDDDIDNGINNNV encoded by the coding sequence ATGAGTGGTGAAAAGCCTACAACGCCCATTTCATCGCCCAAGCTCCCCAAAACCATGAAACTCGAAACACCCACCACCCCTCCGTCGCGGCACAAGCAGAAGCGCATATCGGCCAGTTTCTTGAAGACTCCTGAGCAGCCTTCGGATATGTTGGCGTTTTCGCCATCTTACAAAAGGAACAGTTCGGGGAATTACAAATCACCAGACTACAAGTTCAATGCGCATGTGGCACCATCGCCGTACTCTTCGTTAAAGACTCCGAGACATACCGGATATGATTCGGACGATAGTAATGAGAGAATAAAATTCCAGAAAACCCCCCAGTATTTATCCCCCGGgaagaaattgttcaatGATGATTCGAACAACAAAGAGGGTTTATCTGAGATAAGTCTACAATTGAAAAGCAAGTTGAGTTCTGCTGCAGACAAATtgcatcaacaacaacGGCAGCAAGATAAAGTTCCTGCAAAGATTGACTTTAACGAGTTATCATTTTCGTCAGCTACATCACCTacaaagaaacaaaagTCGAATCAGGAAAAACAATGGAACCCAACTAGTTCAGGTCAAACCGCAAATCTTAATTTACAAACATTACAGCAATCACCAGTGCCAGCAAGTTCGCCATCTTTCTTGCTGACACCACTGTTTCAGCAATCAAGAGGCTTGAAACAGTCACCTACCTTACCAAATGACCACCAGAGTCATACGATTCATATTCCATCGATCGATGACGAAGAGTCGAGTGCACACAATGCCTTGATGGCGGCGTTGACGAGGCAGAGAAGAAAATCGAGAACATCATTCTCTTCGTCTCAACGTCGTCCATCCTCTACGCCAACACTCTACGACTCCCAGCCTTCCAATTTAGCCCAGCCTTTGCTGGCATCAGGTTCATTGCAACATATCGCAACTCATGGCCAATCATCACACCACTCGCAACAGCCGCCATTGAAATTACCGCCTATCAACGCAAACAATCCTAAGGATTCCGATAAGCCTGTTAATGAACAAGATGCAGTACTATCTCTAATGTCTTTATCGTCCCCCCAGTCCGTCAAGTTTTCGCACAGCAGAACACAGAGCTTGAATAACAACTCCCCGGGTTCGTCTAGGTCATCGTCTGTTGCTATAAATAGCCCGGGCCATCAATCTACAAATACCAAGCTACCACCCATCAGCGGCTTGATTAATCCAGCAACCTCTCGCGATGCGAAGAAAAATTACGATAATGACGAAACTGACGTAGAAGATGATGCCACTGATGATGACATTGATAATGggataaataataatgtataa